The Helianthus annuus cultivar XRQ/B chromosome 16, HanXRQr2.0-SUNRISE, whole genome shotgun sequence genome includes a window with the following:
- the LOC110918750 gene encoding lignin-forming anionic peroxidase, translating to MASPNIITAIFFLLILCVTNNTPCDAQLSSTFYDASCPNALRTIRTSIRTAISRERRMAASILRLHFHDCFVQGCDASILLDDGPSIISEKNALPNKGSVRGYEVIEAAKSEVEKLCPGVVSCADVLTVAARDASEMVGGPSWSVKLGRRDSTSASLLLAESGALPSFKASLDSLISTFGDNGLSARDMVALSGAHTIGQAQCFLFRDRIYNNGSDIDAGFASTRRRGCPINDGNGNLARLDLVTPNSFDYNYFKNLIQKKGLLESDQVLFSGGSTDNIVREYSNNPSKFKSDFAAAMVKMSEIRPLTGQEGVIRRICGALP from the exons ATGGCTTCCCCAAATATTATTACAGCTATCTTCTTCTTACTAATTCTTTGTGTTACAAACAATACACCATGTGACGCACAGTTATCTTCTACATTCTATGACGCTTCATGTCCCAATGCACTACGTACAATCAGGACATCCATCCGAACAGCCATATCTCGTGAGCGTCGCATGGCAGCTTCGATCCTTCGTCTCCACTTCCATGACTGCTTTGTTCAG GGTTGTGACGCGTCTATCTTGCTAGATGATGGTCCTTCAATTATTAGTGAAAAGAATGCGTTGCCTAATAAGGGTTCGGTAAGAGGTTATGAAGTGATAGAGGCAGCAAAATCTGAGGTTGAAAAACTGTGTCCTGGAGTTGTATCATGTGCGGATGTACTAACCGTGGCTGCCCGTGATGCCTCAGAAATGGTTGGTGGTCCATCATGGTCTGTGAAGCTCGGAAGAAGAGACTCAACCTCGGCTAGCCTTCTTCTAGCAGAATCCGGTGCTCTTCCTAGTTTCAAAGCATCGCTAGACTCACTTATTTCCACCTTTGGTGATAACGGGCTTAGTGCCAGGGACATGGTTGCATTATCAG GAGCTCATACTATTGGACAAGCGCAATGCTTCTTATTCCGTGATAGGATATACAACAACGGATCAGATATTGATGCAGGATTTGCTAGCACGCGTAGACGTGGATGCCCTATCAACGACGGCAACGGAAATCTTGCACGACTCGATTTAGTGACTCCTAATTCGTTTGATTATAATTACTTCAAGAACTTGATACAAAAGAAGGGTCTTCTTGAATCTGACCAAGTGTTGTTCAGTGGTGGATCAACTGACAACATAGTTAGAGAATATAGCAACAATCCTTCAAAGTTCAAGTCGGATTTTGCAGCTGCAATGGTGAAGATGAGTGAAATCAGGCCTTTAACAGGTCAAGAAGGAGTCATACGAAGAATTTGTGGTGCTCTTCCCTAG